From a region of the Aeoliella mucimassa genome:
- a CDS encoding PEP-CTERM sorting domain-containing protein (PEP-CTERM proteins occur, often in large numbers, in the proteomes of bacteria that also encode an exosortase, a predicted intramembrane cysteine proteinase. The presence of a PEP-CTERM domain at a protein's C-terminus predicts cleavage within the sorting domain, followed by covalent anchoring to some some component of the (usually Gram-negative) cell surface. Many PEP-CTERM proteins exhibit an unusual sequence composition that includes large numbers of potential glycosylation sites. Expression of one such protein has been shown restore the ability of a bacterium to form floc, a type of biofilm.) gives MLKQLVLSVLSLGLFATTSTAEIITNLDGTGGDVVVRRNNNTENDGFLRIKKQGGDGEASSNDRIGLLKFDLSGLTESVSAANVQLELPRGESTSQASNTFDAGDTLYLYGVPDLATDEDFDEAAVTFANFPYLTGAGSVTNPRPATDLTGNGVNDDLVPLLATYTFAEQSDAGDLVIFSGNLLTSFLQADTNGVATFVLAASQTQNALKTAVFVSDTGTEGTPLPPTLLTNNDVSVPEPSTLVLLSITGVCAAGVLRRRIS, from the coding sequence ATGTTGAAGCAGCTAGTTTTGTCGGTACTTTCCCTCGGCCTGTTCGCTACCACGTCGACGGCGGAGATCATCACTAACCTCGACGGCACCGGCGGCGACGTCGTCGTGCGACGCAATAACAACACCGAAAACGATGGATTCCTGCGGATCAAAAAACAAGGAGGCGACGGCGAAGCCAGCAGCAACGACCGCATCGGACTGCTGAAGTTCGACCTCTCGGGCCTCACCGAATCGGTCTCGGCGGCCAACGTTCAGCTGGAACTTCCCCGCGGCGAAAGCACCTCGCAAGCCTCCAATACATTCGACGCCGGCGACACCCTGTACCTGTACGGCGTGCCCGATCTGGCGACCGACGAAGACTTCGACGAAGCGGCGGTGACCTTCGCCAACTTCCCCTACCTGACCGGCGCTGGCAGCGTGACCAACCCTCGACCAGCGACCGACCTGACTGGCAACGGGGTAAACGACGACCTGGTACCGCTGCTGGCCACCTACACGTTTGCCGAGCAATCGGATGCGGGGGATCTGGTGATCTTCTCAGGCAACCTGCTTACGAGCTTCCTGCAAGCCGACACCAACGGAGTGGCCACCTTCGTACTGGCCGCCTCGCAAACGCAGAACGCCCTGAAGACCGCGGTGTTCGTTTCCGACACCGGCACCGAAGGCACTCCGCTTCCCCCCACGCTGCTGACCAACAACGACGTCTCGGTTCCCGAACCCTCCACGCTCGTACTGCTCTCGATCACAGGCGTGTGCGCGGCTGGCGTGCTCCGTCGTCGGATTTCGTAG
- a CDS encoding FecR domain-containing protein, with protein sequence MDHQPNNSMPDHQELEMLLAMVVLGEATEEQLAQLNQLLLADAAAREFTCDYLAGEAVLQRHFQLVDRVALLHGTAHETHVATKQESGTTGRTELRAPHARSQSFGHHRLWWVAGLAACLLIGIAIANRDQLASLWIQQNAATANANLPERVGTLLAGATPRESLVEALQQGRPIRVGDTIDTNQEITYLHFDCGAEVLLVGPTQLSVVSPMRAKLLQGTLTARVSESAHGFRVDTPNSKVTDLGTEFGVSVAESGVTDTVVFSGKVAMEYREIPTEHEVKSEIALRRPSQSHLLTEGIALRVTEDGLAERIVSVTRSDYPLPGAALALKPDAAPVIRDVWDNLSTRDTSKAYQIVHGGFVEDAPAFVDRKYQWNGISETYGLPKMLRGGDYIMPFCDDKYQDRIEVTVDLVQPARLFVLMDNRLSVPEWLSSRFTDTGYDVGIDEDDFSVERSWQKLDKGPGVSLERSCSVWYIDVPEPQPVVLGALDPPIHWRVMYGIVAVPLETAMAIAPEPAMHHQPKIGSGLIHPGVLPEPVADCEIERALKVEQLTLGKPSDDDFAAAKRGLVFRAETLGGQFMPHPDTLMLENNVAPALNDGLTARNYDDLERNFWYNGQGRFSLDLQRPTKLQSIHTYSTHWLDRSFQNFTVWGARSEAMPAVDFETATDAEGWELVGIVNTDVLDPGGIHASILTAGESGMGPYRHLLWIIESTDRSTFFSEIDVYEHQE encoded by the coding sequence GTGGATCACCAACCCAACAACTCGATGCCAGATCATCAAGAGCTCGAAATGCTGCTTGCCATGGTTGTGTTGGGAGAAGCAACCGAGGAGCAACTCGCGCAGCTCAATCAACTACTCCTTGCCGATGCTGCTGCCCGCGAGTTCACTTGCGACTACTTGGCAGGAGAAGCGGTGCTGCAGCGGCATTTTCAGTTGGTCGACCGCGTCGCCCTGTTACACGGTACCGCCCACGAAACGCATGTCGCGACCAAGCAAGAGTCAGGAACGACCGGACGGACTGAGCTTCGCGCACCCCACGCGCGAAGCCAGTCCTTCGGTCACCATCGTCTTTGGTGGGTGGCTGGCCTCGCTGCTTGCTTGCTAATAGGAATCGCGATTGCGAATCGCGATCAGCTAGCTTCGCTGTGGATCCAGCAGAACGCCGCTACGGCAAATGCCAACCTGCCGGAGCGCGTCGGTACGCTCTTAGCCGGCGCGACGCCGCGCGAGAGTCTCGTCGAGGCCTTGCAGCAGGGCAGACCGATTCGGGTGGGCGACACCATCGATACCAACCAGGAGATTACCTACCTGCATTTCGACTGTGGGGCCGAGGTGCTGCTCGTCGGACCGACGCAGCTCAGCGTGGTTTCTCCCATGCGTGCAAAGTTGCTGCAGGGAACGCTCACGGCTCGGGTGTCGGAGTCGGCCCACGGTTTTCGAGTCGATACGCCCAACTCCAAGGTCACCGATCTGGGGACCGAGTTCGGGGTGTCGGTCGCCGAGTCGGGAGTGACCGACACGGTTGTCTTCTCCGGCAAGGTTGCGATGGAGTACCGTGAGATTCCAACCGAACACGAGGTAAAGAGCGAAATCGCCTTGCGCCGTCCTTCGCAGAGTCATCTGTTGACCGAAGGCATCGCGCTGCGTGTGACCGAGGATGGACTGGCCGAACGCATTGTGTCGGTCACGCGATCCGATTACCCACTGCCAGGTGCGGCGCTCGCGCTCAAGCCCGACGCGGCGCCGGTGATTCGCGACGTGTGGGACAATCTCTCCACACGCGATACTTCCAAGGCCTACCAGATTGTGCATGGTGGGTTCGTGGAAGACGCCCCCGCGTTCGTTGATCGCAAGTACCAATGGAATGGTATCTCGGAAACTTACGGCCTGCCGAAGATGCTCCGCGGTGGCGACTACATCATGCCGTTCTGTGACGATAAGTACCAGGATCGTATTGAAGTTACAGTCGACCTGGTTCAGCCCGCCCGCTTGTTTGTCTTGATGGACAATCGCCTGAGCGTGCCCGAATGGTTAAGTAGCCGCTTCACCGACACTGGGTACGATGTCGGCATCGACGAAGACGACTTTTCCGTCGAACGCTCCTGGCAGAAGCTCGACAAAGGTCCTGGAGTGAGTCTCGAGCGTTCGTGCTCGGTCTGGTACATCGATGTTCCCGAGCCTCAGCCGGTGGTGCTGGGAGCGCTCGATCCCCCCATCCACTGGCGTGTGATGTACGGCATCGTGGCCGTGCCATTGGAAACAGCCATGGCCATCGCTCCCGAACCAGCCATGCACCATCAGCCAAAAATTGGATCGGGCCTGATTCATCCGGGAGTACTGCCGGAGCCGGTGGCCGATTGTGAAATTGAGCGGGCGCTGAAGGTCGAGCAGCTAACGCTCGGAAAACCCTCGGACGACGACTTTGCTGCTGCCAAGCGGGGACTCGTTTTCCGTGCGGAGACCTTAGGGGGGCAATTCATGCCGCACCCCGATACCCTGATGTTGGAAAACAATGTGGCACCCGCACTCAACGACGGGTTAACCGCTCGCAACTACGACGATCTGGAACGCAACTTCTGGTACAACGGGCAAGGGCGGTTTTCGCTCGACCTGCAGCGTCCCACGAAGCTGCAATCGATTCATACATACTCAACGCACTGGCTCGATCGGAGTTTTCAGAACTTCACTGTCTGGGGAGCACGATCGGAAGCAATGCCAGCGGTCGATTTCGAAACCGCAACCGACGCCGAAGGGTGGGAACTCGTGGGAATTGTGAACACGGATGTGCTCGATCCTGGTGGTATTCATGCCAGCATACTGACTGCTGGCGAGTCGGGTATGGGGCCCTATCGGCACTTGCTGTGGATTATCGAGTCCACCGATCGATCCACCTTCTTCAGTGAGATCGATGTCTACGAGCATCAAGAGTAG
- a CDS encoding FAD-dependent oxidoreductase → MPHHFAKSRFSFAAAAFCGALLLSFATGGPVEAEQYDVVVYGGTSAAVTAAVEAARMGKSVVIVSPEEHLGGLTSNGLGWTDIGSRDSIGGLSREFYHRVYEHYLQDEAWTLETRHNYTNRSSLDPDANREMMFTFEPKVAEQIFDDLIAEHNIPVVTGHLDRANGVAMYGQNVTSIRTVQGGTFVGKAFIDATYEGDLMAAAGVSYTVGREANSQYGESLNGVQTVKTVKNQLPSGIDPYLVQGDPSSGLLPGVNATAGGPDGTGDQRLQAYNYRMVLTNNPANRAPISQPDNYNEADYELLFRAIEVGQTSRFFKLSPMPNNKTDSNNDSGISTDFIGGNYNLETGVNYAEADYATREQMDNAHRDFQLGYVWTLQNHPRVPAAIRDAWDDWGLALDEFTDNGNWPREIYVREARRMVSDFVITERHVNQEAGFEQTNSIGMGGYNMDSHNAQRYVDENGYVRNEGDLQVAPANGPYPISYDAMVPRADEATNLLVPVAVSASHIAYGSLRMEPVFMTLGQSAGAAASLISERSIAAQDLPYSLLRSRLVRGRQVLGEGYVSSDPGILLNFGDTVLDDHNSPGHLLGGTPGVAWNVITGDTPNGIVDSTGQTTSLSIDLGKSSPAVQTIDWNASGYSTLSSGSDYNTDIYSGNAGSALFVSDGKDSQVDLGVRIGGLGQGTFDVFLSTKNTNTSNEERYHVYFTTVDGLVD, encoded by the coding sequence ATGCCACACCACTTTGCTAAATCACGATTCTCCTTCGCCGCCGCGGCGTTCTGCGGCGCGCTGCTTCTCTCCTTTGCTACCGGCGGGCCAGTCGAGGCCGAGCAGTACGACGTCGTCGTCTACGGCGGCACCTCGGCTGCGGTCACAGCGGCAGTCGAAGCGGCTCGCATGGGCAAGTCGGTCGTGATCGTCTCGCCCGAGGAGCATCTCGGCGGTTTGACCTCCAACGGACTTGGCTGGACCGATATCGGCAGTCGCGATTCGATCGGCGGCCTGAGTCGCGAGTTCTACCATCGCGTGTACGAGCACTACCTGCAAGACGAAGCATGGACGCTCGAGACTCGCCATAACTACACGAATCGCTCTTCGCTCGATCCCGATGCCAACCGGGAAATGATGTTCACCTTTGAGCCGAAAGTTGCGGAACAGATTTTCGACGACTTGATTGCGGAACACAATATTCCTGTCGTGACAGGCCATCTTGACCGTGCCAATGGAGTGGCAATGTATGGGCAGAATGTCACATCCATTCGCACGGTCCAAGGTGGCACTTTTGTCGGTAAGGCATTCATCGACGCCACCTACGAAGGCGACCTGATGGCTGCCGCTGGTGTGAGCTACACGGTCGGTCGCGAGGCCAATTCGCAATATGGCGAATCGCTCAACGGGGTGCAGACGGTCAAAACCGTCAAGAACCAGCTTCCCTCCGGCATCGATCCGTACTTGGTCCAAGGCGATCCCAGCAGCGGCCTGCTGCCTGGCGTGAATGCCACCGCTGGCGGCCCCGATGGCACCGGCGACCAGCGACTGCAAGCGTACAACTATCGCATGGTGCTCACCAACAACCCCGCAAATCGCGCCCCCATCTCGCAGCCCGACAACTACAACGAAGCCGACTACGAGCTACTGTTCCGGGCGATCGAAGTGGGACAGACGAGCCGGTTCTTCAAGCTCTCGCCGATGCCGAACAACAAGACCGATTCGAACAACGATAGCGGAATCTCCACCGACTTCATCGGCGGCAACTACAACCTCGAAACCGGGGTCAACTACGCCGAAGCCGACTACGCCACGCGCGAGCAAATGGATAACGCGCATCGCGACTTCCAGCTCGGTTATGTCTGGACCTTACAGAACCACCCGCGTGTGCCTGCTGCGATCCGCGACGCTTGGGACGACTGGGGCCTGGCGCTCGACGAGTTTACCGACAACGGAAACTGGCCGCGCGAAATCTACGTTCGCGAAGCCCGGCGGATGGTCAGCGATTTTGTGATTACCGAGCGTCATGTGAATCAAGAAGCGGGTTTCGAGCAAACCAACTCCATCGGCATGGGGGGCTACAACATGGACTCGCACAACGCCCAGCGTTACGTCGACGAAAACGGCTACGTACGCAACGAGGGCGACCTGCAAGTCGCCCCTGCGAATGGCCCCTACCCCATCAGTTACGATGCCATGGTTCCTCGCGCCGACGAGGCGACCAACCTGCTGGTGCCGGTTGCGGTGAGTGCCAGCCATATCGCGTATGGTTCGCTTCGCATGGAGCCGGTATTCATGACGCTGGGACAGTCGGCCGGCGCGGCCGCTTCGCTGATCTCCGAGCGTTCGATCGCCGCGCAGGATTTGCCCTACTCGCTGCTGCGATCACGCCTGGTTCGTGGTCGGCAGGTACTCGGCGAAGGCTACGTCTCGAGCGATCCCGGCATCCTGCTGAACTTTGGCGACACGGTGCTCGACGACCACAACAGCCCCGGGCACCTGCTAGGGGGCACACCGGGCGTCGCGTGGAACGTAATCACTGGCGACACGCCGAATGGCATCGTCGATTCCACCGGCCAGACAACGTCGCTCTCGATCGACCTGGGCAAAAGCTCGCCCGCGGTGCAAACGATCGACTGGAACGCATCGGGCTATAGCACGCTTTCGTCCGGTTCGGACTACAACACCGACATCTACAGCGGCAACGCTGGCAGCGCACTGTTCGTCAGCGACGGCAAAGATAGCCAAGTCGACCTCGGCGTTCGTATCGGTGGCCTGGGCCAAGGCACCTTCGACGTGTTCCTGTCGACCAAGAACACCAACACCAGCAACGAAGAACGCTATCACGTTTACTTCACGACTGTCGACGGCCTTGTTGACTAA
- a CDS encoding IS5 family transposase produces the protein MATKEKRTYKVTNWKEYNKSLIERGNITIWFSDEALENWEHPNDQTKVGRPFVFSDTAIECLLTIRELLKLPYRQTEGFGRSLVAMLGVEAAIPNYSSLAKRASKLNVSLDIANKRGDIDIVVDSTGMKVFGEGEWKMRTHGKSKRRTWRKLHLSVNPDTREIVAEILTENSCHDADAVPEMLEQVEQPVKKFHGDGSYDKWKVYEGLESEGIEPVIPPQHNAKIKQHGNSAEEPLPRDEAIRQIRRKGRRSWKEEVGYHRRSLAETTMYRVKQSFGSHLKNRVFENQQTEARLRCKIINQFTQLGLPQFEWS, from the coding sequence ATGGCTACGAAAGAAAAACGAACCTACAAAGTCACGAACTGGAAGGAGTATAACAAGTCGCTCATCGAGCGTGGAAACATCACTATTTGGTTTAGCGACGAGGCGTTGGAGAACTGGGAACATCCTAACGACCAGACAAAAGTCGGTCGCCCTTTTGTCTTCAGCGATACGGCGATCGAGTGCTTGCTGACGATTCGCGAACTGCTGAAACTTCCCTATCGGCAGACTGAGGGATTCGGCCGCTCGCTGGTGGCGATGTTGGGCGTCGAGGCAGCGATTCCCAATTATTCTTCGCTCGCCAAGCGAGCCAGCAAGCTGAATGTTTCGCTCGATATCGCTAACAAGAGGGGCGACATCGATATCGTGGTGGATAGCACCGGCATGAAAGTGTTTGGCGAGGGCGAATGGAAGATGCGGACGCATGGCAAGTCGAAGCGGCGGACATGGCGGAAGCTGCATTTGTCGGTGAATCCTGACACCCGCGAGATTGTGGCGGAGATTTTGACCGAGAACAGTTGCCACGATGCCGATGCGGTTCCCGAAATGCTGGAGCAGGTGGAGCAGCCCGTAAAAAAGTTTCACGGCGACGGTAGTTACGACAAGTGGAAGGTTTATGAAGGGCTGGAATCCGAAGGCATTGAGCCGGTGATTCCGCCGCAGCACAACGCCAAGATCAAACAACATGGCAACTCTGCGGAGGAGCCTTTGCCCCGGGACGAGGCAATTCGTCAGATTCGACGCAAGGGGCGTAGGAGTTGGAAAGAGGAAGTGGGCTATCATCGTAGAAGCTTGGCGGAAACGACCATGTACCGAGTGAAACAAAGCTTTGGGAGCCATCTCAAAAACCGAGTATTCGAAAACCAACAAACGGAAGCCCGCTTGCGCTGTAAAATCATCAATCAATTCACCCAACTCGGGCTTCCACAGTTCGAGTGGAGTTAG
- a CDS encoding DUF1559 domain-containing protein gives MDKRQRAFTLVELLVVIAIIGILVALLLPAVQAARESARRAQCTNKLKQLGLAVQGYISSHSGELPPGSPGQGKHGTFTYLLPYLEQQAIFDQIDLERVTYRSYSDPMRMEIVPALICPNYPEEPILRRPGSPNTEGALSTYQGTGGAFVVSRQERDASPRFGDLPLNGVFRWGEHKRKLREVVDGTSNTLLFGEFVHVDRLPGLYSELPGNLRPWMAIPALSSPDDKVSYQFKVAAYAPNTPVDREADETPFNHLPFTSLHVGGTNFALLDGSVQFVIDDIDLDAFIAGCTIDGEEILSLGEKR, from the coding sequence ATGGATAAACGACAACGCGCATTCACGTTAGTGGAGCTGTTGGTGGTGATTGCCATCATCGGCATCCTGGTCGCTTTGCTTCTGCCAGCGGTGCAAGCCGCGCGCGAGTCGGCACGCCGCGCCCAATGCACCAACAAGCTGAAACAGCTTGGCCTCGCCGTGCAAGGCTACATCTCGAGCCACTCGGGCGAGTTGCCACCAGGTTCGCCTGGGCAGGGCAAGCATGGCACGTTTACCTACTTGCTTCCTTACCTCGAACAGCAGGCGATTTTCGATCAGATCGATCTCGAACGGGTCACCTACCGGTCGTATAGCGATCCGATGCGGATGGAGATCGTGCCGGCGCTCATCTGCCCGAACTATCCCGAAGAGCCGATCCTCCGCAGGCCAGGCAGCCCAAACACCGAGGGAGCTTTGAGCACCTATCAAGGCACCGGCGGGGCTTTTGTCGTTTCGCGGCAAGAGCGCGATGCTTCTCCGCGGTTTGGCGATTTGCCGCTCAACGGTGTGTTCCGCTGGGGTGAGCACAAACGCAAACTCCGCGAAGTGGTCGATGGTACCAGCAACACCTTATTATTTGGCGAGTTCGTGCATGTCGATCGGCTACCGGGACTCTACTCCGAACTCCCTGGCAACTTGCGACCGTGGATGGCCATTCCCGCGCTCTCAAGCCCTGACGACAAAGTGAGTTACCAGTTCAAAGTCGCCGCGTACGCACCGAATACGCCGGTGGATCGCGAGGCGGACGAAACCCCGTTTAATCACTTGCCATTTACCAGTTTGCACGTGGGAGGCACCAACTTCGCACTGCTTGATGGCAGCGTGCAGTTCGTTATCGACGACATCGATCTCGATGCCTTTATCGCTGGGTGCACCATCGATGGCGAGGAGATTCTGTCGCTGGGAGAGAAGCGTTGA
- a CDS encoding sigma-70 family RNA polymerase sigma factor, translating to MNHEHYSADSDPRDEPVDAFIRLLTDHQVDLQAFIMSSLGNHPDTLDVLQATNIALWKKASVFDPTAPFLPWAIGVARFEVLAFMRKKRRDRHTFSPEVVELLMDVAAHRTSETSCRSRALMECIKELPERNREFLQIRYAQQQSVRQVASKTGRTVEAVKSLYLRIRRALEHCIDRRLALEERL from the coding sequence ATGAATCACGAGCACTATTCAGCAGACTCTGATCCACGCGACGAACCGGTCGACGCGTTCATACGATTGCTGACCGATCATCAGGTCGATTTGCAGGCGTTTATCATGTCGTCGCTGGGGAACCATCCCGATACACTCGACGTGCTCCAGGCGACCAACATCGCGCTGTGGAAGAAGGCCTCGGTGTTCGACCCGACCGCGCCGTTTTTGCCGTGGGCTATCGGAGTCGCCCGATTCGAGGTGCTTGCGTTCATGCGAAAGAAACGCCGCGACCGGCACACGTTCTCTCCCGAAGTGGTCGAGTTGCTGATGGACGTTGCCGCTCACCGCACGAGCGAGACGAGTTGCCGCAGCCGAGCCTTGATGGAATGCATCAAAGAACTGCCGGAGCGGAATCGCGAGTTCCTGCAGATTCGCTACGCCCAGCAGCAGTCGGTGCGTCAGGTCGCAAGCAAGACCGGTCGAACCGTCGAAGCGGTCAAAAGCCTTTACTTGCGGATCCGTCGAGCCTTGGAACATTGCATCGATCGGCGACTGGCCCTGGAAGAACGTCTATAG
- a CDS encoding PEP-CTERM sorting domain-containing protein (PEP-CTERM proteins occur, often in large numbers, in the proteomes of bacteria that also encode an exosortase, a predicted intramembrane cysteine proteinase. The presence of a PEP-CTERM domain at a protein's C-terminus predicts cleavage within the sorting domain, followed by covalent anchoring to some some component of the (usually Gram-negative) cell surface. Many PEP-CTERM proteins exhibit an unusual sequence composition that includes large numbers of potential glycosylation sites. Expression of one such protein has been shown restore the ability of a bacterium to form floc, a type of biofilm.): protein MHLFVFAKENLAVINKAPLTAFLVAMAFAPMGQAETITNLAGIGGDVVVRRNNNTENDGFLRIKNQGGDGEASGNDRIGLLKFDLSSLSQPITAGGVQLELPRGASTDQVANTFDAGDILYLYGVADLATDENFDEAAVTFANFPYLTGAGSVTDPRPATDMTGNGVNDELVTLLDTYTFAAESDAGDLVTFTGGSLTSFLQSDTNDIATFILASSATQNPFKTAVFVSDTGTEGTPLPPTLLTNGDVPMEGTDFNMMDGTTIEDFFILRDNYLTGTTFAQGDANLDGVVNHLDFYMWRTDYLSAGGSVSAINWAPVAVPEPASSALVVLGTLGALLFARQRRANQ from the coding sequence ATGCACCTTTTTGTTTTTGCTAAGGAGAACTTGGCCGTGATCAACAAGGCACCACTCACCGCGTTTCTCGTCGCCATGGCATTCGCGCCGATGGGTCAGGCGGAGACCATTACCAACCTCGCAGGCATCGGAGGCGACGTTGTCGTCCGACGTAACAACAACACCGAGAACGACGGCTTCCTGCGGATCAAGAACCAAGGGGGCGATGGCGAAGCCAGCGGCAACGACCGCATCGGGCTGCTGAAGTTCGACCTCTCGTCGCTCTCTCAACCCATCACCGCCGGCGGCGTGCAACTCGAACTCCCTCGCGGTGCCAGCACCGACCAGGTCGCCAACACGTTTGACGCCGGCGACATCCTGTACCTGTACGGGGTGGCCGATCTGGCGACCGACGAGAACTTCGACGAAGCCGCGGTGACGTTCGCCAACTTCCCCTACCTCACCGGGGCTGGCAGCGTGACCGATCCCCGCCCCGCTACCGACATGACCGGCAACGGAGTGAACGACGAACTCGTCACTTTGCTCGATACGTATACGTTTGCCGCCGAGTCGGATGCGGGAGATCTGGTGACCTTCACCGGAGGCAGCCTGACTTCGTTCCTGCAGTCCGACACCAACGACATCGCCACCTTCATTCTGGCCTCTTCCGCGACCCAGAACCCTTTCAAGACAGCCGTGTTCGTCTCCGACACCGGCACCGAGGGCACCCCGCTACCACCGACGCTGCTCACCAACGGCGACGTGCCGATGGAAGGGACCGACTTCAACATGATGGATGGAACCACGATCGAAGATTTCTTCATCCTCCGCGACAACTACCTGACTGGCACCACCTTCGCGCAAGGCGACGCCAACCTCGACGGGGTGGTGAATCACCTCGACTTCTACATGTGGCGGACCGACTACCTGTCGGCCGGCGGAAGCGTATCGGCCATCAACTGGGCGCCGGTCGCGGTGCCCGAGCCCGCCAGTTCGGCGCTAGTGGTCCTCGGCACCTTGGGGGCTCTGCTATTCGCACGGCAACGTCGCGCGAACCAGTAA